One window of the Marmota flaviventris isolate mMarFla1 chromosome 2, mMarFla1.hap1, whole genome shotgun sequence genome contains the following:
- the Lctl gene encoding lactase-like protein isoform X2, with the protein MTSYFSDYADLCFEAFGDRVKHWITFSDPRAMVEKGYETGRHAPGLKLHGTGMYKAAHHIIKAHAQAWHSYRKKWRNKQQGLVGISLNCDWGEPVDINNPRDVEAAERYLQFCLGWFANPIYAGDYPEVMKDHIGRKSEEQGLDMSRLPEFSLQEKSYIKGTSDFLGLGHFTTRYITERNYPSRQGPSYQNDRDLIELIDPNWPDLGSNWLYSVPWGFRRLLNFAQTQYGNPPIYVTENGASQKEHCTQLCDEWRIQYLKGYINEMLKEPLLSHMHMVSEIVVPTVCTLCTLIAALLLMLLLRSQS; encoded by the exons ATGACCAGCTACTTCAGTGACTATGCTGATCTGTGCTTTGAGGCTTTTGGGGACCGGGTGAAGCACTGGATCACTTTCAGTGATCCTCGG GCAATGGTGGAAAAAGGCTATGAGACAGGCCGCCATGCACCAGGCCTGAAGCTGCACGGCACCGGCATGTACAAGGCAGCACACCACATCATTAAG GCCCATGCCCAAGCCTGGCATTCTTACAGGAAGAAGTGGCGCAACAAGCAGCAAG GTCTGGTGGGGATTTCACTGAACTGTGACTGGGGGGAACCTGTGGACATCAATAACCCCAGGGATGTAGAGGCTGCTGAGAGATACCTACAATTCTGCCTGGGCTGGTTTGCCAACCCCATTTATGCTGGTGACTATCCCGAAGTCATGAAAGACCATATTG GAAGAAAGAGTGAAGAGCAAGGCCTGGATATGTCCAGATTACCAGAGTTCTCCCTCCAGGAGAAGAGCTACATTAAAGGCACATCTGATTTCCTGGGATTAGGTCATTTTACTACAAGATACATCACTGAAAGGAACTACCCCTCCCGCCAGGGGCCCAGCTACCAGAATGACCGTGACTTAATAGAACTTATTGACCCAAACTGGCCAGATCTTGGATCTAACTGGCTCTATTCAGTGCCATGGGGATTTAGGAGGCTCCTTAACTTTGCTCAG ACTCAATATGGCAATCCTCCCATATATGTGACAGAAAATGGAGCATCTCAAAAAGAACACTGTACGCAATTATGTGATGAGTGGAGAATTCAGTACCTTAAAGGATAcataaatgaaatgttaaaag AGCCTTTGCTCAGTCACATGCACATGGTCTCGGAGATTGTGGTCCCCACAGTCTGCACTCTCTGCACACTCATTGCTGCCCTGCTGTTAATGCTGCTCCTCAGGAGCCAGAGTTGA
- the Lctl gene encoding lactase-like protein isoform X3 gives MTSYFSDYADLCFEAFGDRVKHWITFSDPRAHAQAWHSYRKKWRNKQQGLVGISLNCDWGEPVDINNPRDVEAAERYLQFCLGWFANPIYAGDYPEVMKDHIGRKSEEQGLDMSRLPEFSLQEKSYIKGTSDFLGLGHFTTRYITERNYPSRQGPSYQNDRDLIELIDPNWPDLGSNWLYSVPWGFRRLLNFAQTQYGNPPIYVTENGASQKEHCTQLCDEWRIQYLKGYINEMLKEPLLSHMHMVSEIVVPTVCTLCTLIAALLLMLLLRSQS, from the exons ATGACCAGCTACTTCAGTGACTATGCTGATCTGTGCTTTGAGGCTTTTGGGGACCGGGTGAAGCACTGGATCACTTTCAGTGATCCTCGG GCCCATGCCCAAGCCTGGCATTCTTACAGGAAGAAGTGGCGCAACAAGCAGCAAG GTCTGGTGGGGATTTCACTGAACTGTGACTGGGGGGAACCTGTGGACATCAATAACCCCAGGGATGTAGAGGCTGCTGAGAGATACCTACAATTCTGCCTGGGCTGGTTTGCCAACCCCATTTATGCTGGTGACTATCCCGAAGTCATGAAAGACCATATTG GAAGAAAGAGTGAAGAGCAAGGCCTGGATATGTCCAGATTACCAGAGTTCTCCCTCCAGGAGAAGAGCTACATTAAAGGCACATCTGATTTCCTGGGATTAGGTCATTTTACTACAAGATACATCACTGAAAGGAACTACCCCTCCCGCCAGGGGCCCAGCTACCAGAATGACCGTGACTTAATAGAACTTATTGACCCAAACTGGCCAGATCTTGGATCTAACTGGCTCTATTCAGTGCCATGGGGATTTAGGAGGCTCCTTAACTTTGCTCAG ACTCAATATGGCAATCCTCCCATATATGTGACAGAAAATGGAGCATCTCAAAAAGAACACTGTACGCAATTATGTGATGAGTGGAGAATTCAGTACCTTAAAGGATAcataaatgaaatgttaaaag AGCCTTTGCTCAGTCACATGCACATGGTCTCGGAGATTGTGGTCCCCACAGTCTGCACTCTCTGCACACTCATTGCTGCCCTGCTGTTAATGCTGCTCCTCAGGAGCCAGAGTTGA
- the Lctl gene encoding lactase-like protein isoform X1: protein MKQVQAVTLCWVLLLVSRLGARDGFPEEASFYYGNFPPGFSWGVGSSAYQTEGAWDQDGKGPSIWDAFTHSGKGKVLGDETADTACDGYYKVQEDIALLREMNVSHYRFSLSWPRLLPTGIRAEQVNKKGIRFYSDLIDALLKSNITPIVTLYHWDLPQLLQVKYGGWQNASMTSYFSDYADLCFEAFGDRVKHWITFSDPRAMVEKGYETGRHAPGLKLHGTGMYKAAHHIIKAHAQAWHSYRKKWRNKQQGLVGISLNCDWGEPVDINNPRDVEAAERYLQFCLGWFANPIYAGDYPEVMKDHIGRKSEEQGLDMSRLPEFSLQEKSYIKGTSDFLGLGHFTTRYITERNYPSRQGPSYQNDRDLIELIDPNWPDLGSNWLYSVPWGFRRLLNFAQTQYGNPPIYVTENGASQKEHCTQLCDEWRIQYLKGYINEMLKAIKDGANIKGYTSWSLLDKFEWEKGYTDRYGFYYVEFNVRNKPRYPKASVQYYKKIITANGFPNPREVESWHFEALETCSINNQLLAAEPLLSHMHMVSEIVVPTVCTLCTLIAALLLMLLLRSQS, encoded by the exons GTTTCTCCTGGGGTGTGGGCAGTTCTGCCTACCAGACTGAGGGGGCCTGGGACCAGGACGGGAAAGGGCCCAGCATCTGGGACGCCTTCACACACAGCGGGAAGGGGAAGGTGCTCGGGGATGAGACCGCAGACACAGCCTGTGATGGCTACTACAAGGTCCAG GAGGACATCGCTCTGCTGAGGGAGATGAACGTCAGCCACTACCGATTCTCCCTGTCTTGGCCCCGGCTCCTGCCCACAGGCATCCGAG CTGAGCAGGTGAACAAAAAGGGAATCAGATTCTACAGTGATTTAATTGATGCCCTTCTGAAGAGCAACATCACCCCCATTGTGACCTTGTACCACTGGGATCTGCCGCAG CTGCTCCAGGTCAAATATGGCGGGTGGCAGAACGCGAGCATGACCAGCTACTTCAGTGACTATGCTGATCTGTGCTTTGAGGCTTTTGGGGACCGGGTGAAGCACTGGATCACTTTCAGTGATCCTCGG GCAATGGTGGAAAAAGGCTATGAGACAGGCCGCCATGCACCAGGCCTGAAGCTGCACGGCACCGGCATGTACAAGGCAGCACACCACATCATTAAG GCCCATGCCCAAGCCTGGCATTCTTACAGGAAGAAGTGGCGCAACAAGCAGCAAG GTCTGGTGGGGATTTCACTGAACTGTGACTGGGGGGAACCTGTGGACATCAATAACCCCAGGGATGTAGAGGCTGCTGAGAGATACCTACAATTCTGCCTGGGCTGGTTTGCCAACCCCATTTATGCTGGTGACTATCCCGAAGTCATGAAAGACCATATTG GAAGAAAGAGTGAAGAGCAAGGCCTGGATATGTCCAGATTACCAGAGTTCTCCCTCCAGGAGAAGAGCTACATTAAAGGCACATCTGATTTCCTGGGATTAGGTCATTTTACTACAAGATACATCACTGAAAGGAACTACCCCTCCCGCCAGGGGCCCAGCTACCAGAATGACCGTGACTTAATAGAACTTATTGACCCAAACTGGCCAGATCTTGGATCTAACTGGCTCTATTCAGTGCCATGGGGATTTAGGAGGCTCCTTAACTTTGCTCAG ACTCAATATGGCAATCCTCCCATATATGTGACAGAAAATGGAGCATCTCAAAAAGAACACTGTACGCAATTATGTGATGAGTGGAGAATTCAGTACCTTAAAGGATAcataaatgaaatgttaaaag CTATAAAAGATGGTGCTAATATAAAAGGGTATACTTCCTGGTCTCTGTTGGATAAGTTTGAATGGGAAAAAGGATACACAGATAGATATGGATTCTACTATGTTGAGTTTAATGTCAGAAATAAGCCTCGCTATCCTAAGGCTTCAGTTCAATATTACAAGAAGATTATCACTGCCAATGGGTTTCCCAATCCAAGAGAG GTGGAAAGTTGGCACTTCGAAGCCTTGGAAACTTGCTCTATAAACAACCAGTTACTTGCTGCAG AGCCTTTGCTCAGTCACATGCACATGGTCTCGGAGATTGTGGTCCCCACAGTCTGCACTCTCTGCACACTCATTGCTGCCCTGCTGTTAATGCTGCTCCTCAGGAGCCAGAGTTGA